A genomic window from Vagococcus entomophilus includes:
- a CDS encoding DeoR/GlpR family DNA-binding transcription regulator → MKASYEEIKKRQNALLKVLDQTKQATVSNLAQELSVSEVTVRRDLHLLEKMALIERFHGGARIIDAIQTNDALEKIEQIKKALAQKAASFIQNGQTVFLNTSSTALLCVSELQEKRVNIITNNVKASTVEHHPNTTIILSGGEIRFPKEALVGDIAIDSFSKMKADIAIIGCNGVSPEEGITTPVLHEAKINSLILERTTGLKIVVADYRKIGTTTNFLSGSLKMINYLITDSFADPKMIKQIEKQGVIVIQIPI, encoded by the coding sequence ATGAAAGCATCTTACGAAGAGATTAAAAAAAGGCAAAATGCCCTTTTAAAAGTACTAGATCAAACTAAGCAAGCTACTGTTTCTAATTTGGCACAAGAGTTATCAGTATCCGAAGTAACCGTTCGTCGCGATTTGCACCTATTAGAAAAAATGGCGCTCATTGAAAGGTTTCATGGTGGTGCTAGAATCATTGATGCAATTCAAACAAATGATGCATTAGAAAAAATAGAACAAATAAAAAAAGCGCTCGCTCAAAAAGCGGCGTCCTTTATACAAAATGGCCAGACTGTTTTTCTTAATACTAGTTCTACTGCTTTACTTTGCGTTTCAGAATTACAGGAGAAGCGTGTCAATATCATTACCAACAACGTCAAGGCTTCTACAGTTGAGCATCATCCCAATACGACAATTATTTTGTCAGGAGGAGAAATTCGCTTTCCAAAAGAAGCACTTGTTGGAGATATTGCGATCGACTCCTTTTCTAAAATGAAAGCTGATATCGCCATTATTGGTTGTAATGGGGTTAGTCCAGAGGAAGGGATTACCACACCGGTTTTACACGAGGCGAAAATCAATTCTTTAATCTTAGAACGAACAACCGGCCTCAAGATTGTTGTTGCTGATTACCGGAAAATAGGGACTACCACGAACTTTTTAAGTGGCTCGTTAAAAATGATTAATTATCTAATTACTGACAGCTTTGCGGACCCTAAAATGATTAAACAGATTGAAAAACAAGGCGTCATCGTGATTCAAATACCTATTTAA
- a CDS encoding PTS sugar transporter subunit IIA produces MLNYFYEKDYLRFSTEQPKNWQEAIQISCQNLLEKSVITQVYVDEMIQCIEKYGPYIVLMPGVAMPHSSEQSLGVLGTAISLTIFKEAVPFEKGNPDKSAKLFFTLAAKNPEKHTENIAKLAELLMQEGLVDRLLNCKTMEDYLEVTEMFAI; encoded by the coding sequence ATGCTAAACTATTTTTATGAAAAAGATTATCTTCGTTTTAGCACAGAACAACCTAAGAATTGGCAAGAGGCTATTCAAATAAGCTGCCAAAACTTACTTGAAAAATCTGTGATTACACAAGTTTATGTGGATGAGATGATTCAGTGTATTGAAAAATACGGACCATACATTGTATTGATGCCAGGAGTTGCGATGCCGCATTCCTCTGAGCAGAGCTTGGGTGTTTTGGGAACAGCTATTTCTCTGACAATCTTTAAGGAAGCTGTACCTTTTGAAAAAGGAAATCCAGATAAATCCGCAAAATTATTTTTCACTTTAGCAGCTAAAAATCCAGAAAAGCATACGGAAAATATCGCAAAATTAGCTGAATTATTGATGCAAGAAGGACTGGTTGATCGTCTTTTAAATTGTAAAACCATGGAAGATTACTTAGAGGTAACGGAAATGTTCGCCATTTAA
- a CDS encoding 6-phospho-beta-glucosidase translates to MVLKDTGFPKDFLWGGATAANQCEGGYKEAGRGLANVDVVPIGKDRLPIIAGLKKSLNFDEEHFYPAKEAIDMYHRYKDDIALFAEMGFKTYRLSIAWSRIFPNGDEKVPNEAGLKFYEEMFKECRKYGIEPLVTITHFDCPMHLITEYGSWRNRKLVEFYENLCQVIFNRYKGLVRYWLTFNEINMILHAPFMGAGLVFEADENQEQVKYQAAHHELVASAIATKIAHEVDPENKVGCMLAAGNYYPYTCKPEDVWKGMQEDRENYFFVDIQSRGEYPAYARKELERKGIEIKMEEGDLTLLKNNTVDFISFSYYSSRVASTDSKHNETEGNIFASTKNPYLEASEWGWQIDPLGLRITMNAMYDRYQKPLFIVENGLGAVDEPDENGYVKDDYRIDYLREHIKAMKEAIVEDGVELLGYTTWGCIDLVSAGTGEMKKRYGFIYVDRDNEGNGTLKRTKKKSFDWYKKVIATNGENLD, encoded by the coding sequence ATGGTACTTAAAGATACAGGCTTTCCAAAAGATTTCTTGTGGGGCGGGGCAACTGCGGCAAACCAATGCGAAGGTGGCTACAAGGAAGCTGGAAGAGGTCTTGCCAATGTTGATGTTGTACCGATTGGCAAAGACCGTCTGCCTATTATTGCAGGACTAAAAAAATCGTTAAACTTTGATGAGGAGCACTTTTATCCTGCTAAAGAAGCAATTGATATGTATCACAGATACAAAGACGATATTGCTTTATTTGCAGAAATGGGCTTTAAAACTTACCGTCTTTCTATTGCTTGGTCACGCATTTTCCCAAATGGCGATGAAAAAGTACCAAATGAAGCAGGGTTAAAATTTTATGAAGAGATGTTTAAGGAATGTCGTAAATACGGTATAGAGCCACTCGTGACCATTACGCACTTTGATTGCCCAATGCACTTAATTACAGAATATGGTTCTTGGCGTAATCGAAAATTGGTTGAATTTTATGAAAATCTTTGTCAGGTGATTTTTAATCGTTACAAAGGCTTGGTCAGATATTGGTTGACCTTTAACGAGATTAATATGATTTTGCATGCCCCTTTTATGGGAGCTGGTCTTGTATTTGAAGCAGACGAAAATCAAGAACAAGTGAAGTATCAAGCCGCTCATCATGAACTTGTGGCCAGTGCAATTGCAACAAAAATCGCGCATGAAGTTGATCCAGAAAATAAAGTAGGTTGTATGCTTGCTGCTGGGAACTACTATCCTTATACATGCAAACCTGAAGATGTTTGGAAAGGCATGCAAGAAGATCGTGAAAATTATTTCTTTGTAGACATACAATCAAGAGGAGAATATCCAGCGTATGCTCGGAAAGAGTTAGAACGAAAAGGAATTGAGATTAAGATGGAAGAAGGGGATTTGACGTTGTTGAAAAACAACACAGTAGACTTTATTTCGTTTTCTTATTACTCATCAAGAGTGGCAAGTACTGACTCTAAGCATAATGAAACTGAAGGAAATATTTTTGCTTCAACTAAAAATCCTTATTTAGAAGCGAGTGAATGGGGGTGGCAAATTGATCCGTTAGGGTTGAGGATTACGATGAATGCTATGTATGATCGCTATCAAAAGCCACTATTCATCGTTGAAAACGGACTTGGCGCAGTGGATGAACCAGATGAAAATGGCTATGTCAAAGATGACTACCGAATTGATTATTTAAGAGAACACATTAAAGCAATGAAGGAAGCTATTGTAGAAGATGGTGTTGAGCTTTTAGGCTACACTACATGGGGCTGTATTGATTTGGTTAGTGCGGGGACTGGTGAGATGAAGAAGCGATATGGTTTTATCTATGTCGATAGAGATAACGAGGGAAACGGAACACTCAAACGTACCAAGAAAAAATCCTTTGATTGGTATAAAAAAGTGATTGCAACAAATGGTGAAAACTTAGATTAA
- a CDS encoding GNAT family N-acetyltransferase — protein sequence MELFKKRIEEKASVIRPRLLIYNQSKFTQPVSDTKEVYEWILKEKEVLIGGVTASFYWEKAHIDFLWVDEDYRGKKIGQQLLQTVTDFAHEKNSRYLQLETFDFQAPLFYQKMGFEIFGVLDDSPYDGCKQYFLKKELRKTT from the coding sequence TAGTGTCATCCGCCCTAGACTATTGATTTACAATCAATCAAAGTTTACACAGCCTGTGTCGGATACGAAAGAGGTTTATGAGTGGATTTTAAAAGAAAAAGAAGTACTAATCGGTGGTGTTACTGCTAGTTTCTACTGGGAAAAAGCTCATATTGATTTTTTATGGGTTGACGAGGACTATCGTGGAAAAAAAATAGGCCAGCAACTGCTACAAACAGTTACTGACTTTGCTCACGAAAAAAATAGTCGCTATCTCCAATTAGAAACTTTTGATTTTCAAGCTCCCTTATTTTATCAGAAAATGGGCTTTGAGATCTTTGGTGTTTTAGATGACAGTCCTTATGATGGATGTAAACAATATTTTTTAAAAAAAGAGCTGAGAAAAACGACCTAA
- a CDS encoding 3-keto-L-gulonate-6-phosphate decarboxylase UlaD has protein sequence MAKPNLQVALDHSSLADALGDIYKIGDVVDIIEVGTILCLQAGQEAIRCLRALYPNQIVIADTKCADAGGTVAKNCAQAGANWMTCICSATLATIQAAAKEIEEIQIELYGQWTVEQAQKWRDIGIKQVIYHQSRDALLAGETWGEKDLKRLKELTDMGFNVSVTGGLTVQTLSLFREIPVYTFIAGRGITASVDPRSAAIEFQDEITRIWGDGVD, from the coding sequence ATGGCAAAGCCTAATTTGCAAGTGGCGCTAGATCATTCCTCGCTCGCTGATGCGCTTGGGGATATCTATAAAATTGGAGATGTTGTGGATATTATTGAAGTTGGAACTATTCTTTGCTTACAAGCTGGACAAGAGGCGATTAGATGCTTACGTGCGCTCTATCCTAACCAAATCGTGATTGCCGATACAAAATGCGCCGATGCAGGAGGAACTGTGGCGAAAAATTGCGCTCAAGCAGGTGCAAATTGGATGACCTGCATTTGTAGCGCTACGCTAGCAACGATTCAAGCCGCAGCCAAAGAAATAGAAGAAATTCAGATTGAGTTATACGGCCAGTGGACAGTGGAGCAAGCACAGAAATGGCGTGATATTGGGATCAAACAAGTTATTTATCATCAAAGTCGTGATGCGCTTCTTGCAGGTGAAACATGGGGGGAAAAAGATTTAAAACGGTTAAAAGAGCTAACTGATATGGGCTTTAATGTCTCTGTTACAGGCGGTTTGACAGTGCAGACACTTTCTTTGTTTAGAGAAATTCCAGTTTATACGTTCATTGCTGGAAGAGGTATTACTGCAAGTGTGGATCCAAGAAGTGCGGCGATAGAGTTTCAAGATGAAATTACAAGAATTTGGGGGGATGGAGTTGATTAG
- a CDS encoding PTS sugar transporter subunit IIB, translated as MRVLVSCANGSGTSLMMKKSVEKALKELGIPVTNLHHCAISEGKSTAAQYDVVFCPMNFLSMFDAAKKKGVTVCGIKNVMSAKEIKECVEKTDLSERFKK; from the coding sequence ATGAGAGTATTAGTATCGTGTGCAAATGGTTCAGGAACAAGCTTGATGATGAAAAAAAGTGTAGAAAAAGCATTGAAAGAATTAGGCATACCTGTTACAAATTTACATCATTGTGCAATTTCAGAAGGAAAAAGTACGGCTGCACAATATGACGTGGTATTTTGTCCAATGAACTTTTTGTCGATGTTTGATGCGGCAAAGAAAAAAGGTGTGACAGTTTGTGGGATTAAAAATGTGATGTCCGCCAAAGAAATCAAAGAATGTGTCGAAAAGACAGATTTAAGTGAACGTTTTAAAAAGTAA
- a CDS encoding metal ABC transporter substrate-binding protein, producing the protein MKSKKWLGIILSVVFLLTLGACSQKETTSNDSKKLKVVTTFYPMYDFTKNVAGNTANISMLIGANTEPHDYEPSAKDIAKIQDADVFIYNSDEMETWVPSVLKQIDTKKTTVIEASKGITLMEGSEEEEEGHSHEGHSHAYDPHVWLDPVLAKQEVATIEKGFVKANNDQKKTYEKNADAYTKKLEALHTKYETALKDATNRNFVTQHTAFAYLAKRYNLNQMAISGLSPDQEPSAASLAKIEDYVKKNNVKIIFTEELASKKVAETVSSATGASLEVLSPIEGITEKNQAKGLDYIGVMEQNLTALQKVVK; encoded by the coding sequence ATGAAATCGAAAAAGTGGTTAGGAATAATTTTAAGTGTGGTCTTTCTATTGACGCTCGGAGCGTGTTCTCAAAAAGAGACGACATCAAATGATAGCAAAAAATTGAAGGTTGTGACAACCTTTTATCCAATGTATGATTTTACTAAAAATGTCGCTGGGAATACAGCAAACATTTCAATGTTGATTGGAGCAAATACAGAACCACATGATTATGAGCCTAGTGCTAAAGATATTGCAAAAATTCAAGATGCAGACGTCTTTATTTATAACTCAGATGAGATGGAAACGTGGGTACCATCTGTTTTAAAACAGATTGACACGAAAAAAACGACTGTCATTGAAGCAAGTAAAGGCATTACTTTAATGGAAGGTTCGGAAGAAGAAGAAGAAGGACACAGCCATGAAGGTCATAGCCATGCTTATGATCCACATGTTTGGTTAGATCCAGTTTTAGCCAAACAAGAAGTAGCAACCATTGAAAAAGGGTTTGTGAAAGCAAATAATGACCAAAAGAAAACCTATGAAAAAAATGCAGATGCGTATACCAAAAAACTAGAGGCGCTTCATACAAAATACGAAACTGCGTTAAAAGATGCTACCAATCGTAATTTTGTTACACAGCATACAGCATTTGCTTATCTAGCAAAACGTTATAACTTAAATCAAATGGCTATCTCTGGTTTATCACCAGATCAAGAACCTAGTGCTGCAAGTCTAGCGAAAATTGAGGACTACGTGAAGAAAAACAATGTTAAAATTATTTTTACAGAAGAGCTTGCTTCAAAAAAAGTAGCTGAAACCGTCTCTTCAGCAACAGGAGCTTCACTTGAAGTGTTAAGTCCAATCGAAGGGATTACCGAAAAAAATCAAGCGAAAGGCTTGGACTATATTGGTGTGATGGAGCAAAACTTAACAGCGCTACAAAAGGTAGTGAAATAA
- the ulaG gene encoding L-ascorbate 6-phosphate lactonase encodes MKNVENISKKDWIDQTFPEWGSWLNEEIERTEVAKGTVSMWWLGCTGIWLKSSGQTNILCDLWCGTGKQSHGNGKMKKGHQMMRMSGVENLQPNLRTQPFVLDPFEVKNVDALVVTHIHSDHLDIYTASAVHKNCPQAKFIGPKEVVNTWIGWGIPKEKTIVVRPNDRIKVKDVTIVALEAFDRTALITCSNDSEQLKGKMPADMDEIAVNYLFETEGGNIYHAGDSHYSNRFAKHGNEHKVDVCLGAYGENPRGITDKLTSVDLLRMAESLNTQVVIPVHHDIWSNFMADPTEIIMLWNFKKARLNYQFTPFIWQVGGKFTYPNDKEKMIFNFDRGFKDVFSVDNDTPFPSFL; translated from the coding sequence ATGAAAAATGTAGAAAATATTTCAAAAAAAGACTGGATTGATCAAACTTTTCCAGAGTGGGGAAGCTGGCTAAATGAGGAGATTGAGCGTACCGAGGTTGCTAAGGGAACGGTTTCTATGTGGTGGTTAGGATGTACAGGGATTTGGTTGAAATCTTCTGGTCAAACCAATATTTTATGTGATTTATGGTGTGGTACCGGGAAACAATCTCATGGAAACGGGAAGATGAAAAAAGGGCATCAAATGATGCGTATGAGTGGGGTTGAGAATCTGCAACCTAATTTGCGTACTCAGCCATTTGTGTTAGATCCGTTTGAAGTTAAAAATGTTGATGCTTTGGTCGTCACACATATTCATTCCGATCACTTAGATATATATACGGCAAGTGCAGTTCATAAAAACTGTCCACAAGCCAAATTTATTGGACCAAAAGAAGTAGTGAACACTTGGATTGGTTGGGGCATACCAAAGGAGAAGACAATTGTTGTACGACCAAACGATCGCATAAAAGTGAAAGATGTGACAATTGTAGCGCTAGAAGCTTTCGACCGGACGGCCTTGATTACTTGCTCGAATGATTCCGAACAATTAAAAGGGAAAATGCCCGCAGATATGGATGAGATTGCGGTAAACTATTTATTTGAAACAGAAGGCGGCAACATTTATCATGCCGGAGATTCACATTACAGTAATAGATTTGCAAAACATGGAAACGAACACAAGGTAGACGTTTGTTTGGGTGCATATGGAGAAAATCCTCGAGGCATTACAGACAAATTAACTTCTGTAGATTTACTGCGTATGGCTGAATCTTTGAATACACAAGTAGTGATACCGGTCCATCATGATATCTGGTCAAACTTTATGGCAGATCCAACAGAAATTATCATGCTTTGGAATTTCAAAAAAGCCCGTCTTAACTACCAATTCACGCCTTTTATATGGCAAGTGGGTGGAAAATTTACCTATCCAAATGACAAAGAAAAAATGATTTTTAATTTTGATCGTGGTTTCAAAGATGTATTTTCAGTAGACAATGATACACCATTTCCATCATTTTTATAA
- a CDS encoding PTS ascorbate transporter subunit IIC codes for MQLLFSIWKFFADNILTQPAYFIGFIVLIGYMLLKKPWYECLGGFLKATVGYFILMVGSSGLVNNFRPILAGLKDRFQLHATVIDPYFGQNAIQDAVSHDPSKAFGDVMLLLLIAFILNILLVLFQKYTKLRAVFTTGNVQVQQAATAFWLILFCFPELGRWEILAVMGIILGLYWAVGSNLTVDVTQELTEGAGFAVAHQQTFGIAFVSYLAGKFKSKKRVSKKIEEVELPGFLSIFNENMVATAILMLLFFGIIMGVLGKAYFVDTKVILPTQNFFFYIMTTSLQFAVNLAILQLGVRTFVSELTESFTGISNTILPGAIPGIDIAATFAFGSPNAVTLGFLFGALGQFLVIGALILFRSPTVIIAGFIPLFFDNAAFAVYANNRGGIKAACILPFLSGMIQVAGSALIASWVGLSSYGGYLGMFDWATIWPMFTVIMKFLGYAGIVVVVAVLILIPQWQYRKDPKGYFLIVKDYDAYLERKSKEN; via the coding sequence ATGCAGCTACTGTTCAGTATTTGGAAATTTTTTGCCGATAATATTTTGACTCAGCCTGCTTATTTTATCGGATTTATAGTATTAATTGGCTATATGCTTTTGAAAAAGCCATGGTATGAGTGCTTAGGCGGCTTTTTAAAAGCGACTGTAGGATATTTTATTTTAATGGTTGGTTCAAGTGGTCTGGTCAATAATTTTCGGCCTATCCTAGCGGGCTTAAAGGATCGGTTTCAGTTACATGCGACAGTTATTGACCCTTACTTTGGGCAAAATGCGATTCAAGATGCTGTATCACATGATCCATCTAAAGCCTTTGGGGACGTGATGTTACTTCTCTTAATTGCATTTATTCTGAATATTTTGTTGGTACTTTTTCAAAAATATACCAAACTTCGAGCGGTCTTTACAACGGGGAATGTACAGGTTCAACAAGCAGCAACAGCTTTTTGGTTGATTCTCTTTTGTTTTCCAGAATTAGGAAGATGGGAAATTTTGGCAGTTATGGGGATTATTTTAGGTCTATATTGGGCGGTCGGCTCTAATTTGACCGTTGATGTCACACAAGAATTGACAGAAGGTGCAGGCTTTGCCGTTGCGCATCAGCAGACTTTTGGGATTGCGTTTGTATCGTACCTTGCTGGAAAATTTAAATCTAAAAAAAGAGTGAGTAAAAAAATTGAAGAGGTTGAGCTACCTGGATTTTTGTCCATATTCAATGAAAATATGGTGGCAACAGCTATTTTGATGCTTCTGTTTTTTGGAATAATTATGGGAGTACTTGGAAAAGCGTATTTCGTCGATACAAAAGTCATTCTTCCTACACAAAATTTTTTCTTTTACATTATGACCACATCCTTGCAGTTTGCGGTTAACTTGGCAATTTTACAGTTAGGCGTTAGAACGTTTGTCTCCGAATTAACAGAATCCTTTACCGGTATCTCAAATACTATCTTACCTGGAGCGATTCCAGGGATTGACATCGCAGCAACTTTTGCGTTTGGATCGCCAAATGCAGTGACATTAGGCTTTTTATTCGGAGCGTTAGGACAGTTTTTAGTCATTGGGGCATTGATCTTGTTCCGCTCACCAACCGTTATTATCGCTGGGTTTATTCCATTATTTTTTGATAATGCAGCCTTTGCGGTATACGCAAACAATCGTGGTGGGATTAAAGCTGCCTGTATCTTACCGTTTCTTTCAGGCATGATTCAAGTGGCAGGCTCGGCGCTCATAGCAAGTTGGGTGGGGCTTTCTTCTTATGGTGGATATTTGGGAATGTTTGACTGGGCTACAATCTGGCCGATGTTTACCGTCATCATGAAATTTTTAGGCTATGCAGGAATTGTCGTGGTAGTAGCTGTTCTGATACTTATCCCTCAATGGCAATATCGGAAAGATCCAAAAGGTTATTTTTTAATTGTGAAAGACTATGATGCTTATTTAGAAAGAAAAAGTAAAGAAAACTAA
- a CDS encoding L-ribulose-5-phosphate 4-epimerase, with the protein MNQKQTIELMKQRVFEANLSLKKMGLIKLTWGNVSEINRDLGVVVIKPSGVPYDVMTPEQMVVTDLEGNLVEKKGWKPSSDLPTHLVLYQKFEAIGGVVHTHSTNAVMWAQAGRDIPVYGTTHADTFYGSVPCTRMLTESEITSCYEQETGKVIVESFVKDGLDYQAIPAVIVQGHGIFSWGDTPEKAVENSVILEEVAKMALGTEQLKKQVEPVPNYLLDKHYYRKHGKKAYYGQN; encoded by the coding sequence ATGAATCAAAAACAAACGATTGAACTTATGAAACAGCGAGTGTTTGAAGCAAATCTATCACTAAAAAAAATGGGTTTGATTAAACTTACTTGGGGAAACGTGAGCGAAATCAATCGAGATTTGGGAGTGGTTGTCATCAAGCCAAGTGGAGTTCCTTATGATGTAATGACTCCTGAGCAGATGGTTGTAACCGACTTGGAGGGGAATCTGGTAGAAAAAAAAGGTTGGAAACCCTCATCAGATCTCCCAACTCATTTGGTATTGTATCAAAAATTTGAAGCAATCGGGGGGGTTGTTCATACTCATTCTACAAATGCTGTGATGTGGGCGCAGGCTGGTAGGGATATTCCAGTATATGGGACAACACATGCGGATACCTTTTACGGTAGTGTTCCGTGTACCAGGATGCTCACAGAAAGTGAAATCACTTCTTGCTATGAGCAAGAAACAGGGAAGGTTATCGTCGAATCTTTTGTTAAAGACGGGTTGGACTACCAAGCGATTCCAGCTGTAATTGTTCAGGGACATGGTATCTTTAGCTGGGGAGATACACCAGAAAAAGCAGTTGAAAACAGTGTTATTTTAGAAGAAGTCGCAAAAATGGCTCTGGGAACGGAACAATTAAAAAAACAAGTTGAGCCAGTTCCTAATTATTTACTCGATAAACACTATTATAGAAAGCATGGAAAGAAAGCCTACTATGGACAAAACTAG
- a CDS encoding L-ribulose-5-phosphate 3-epimerase: protein MISLGIYEKALPQDISWKERLEIAKKLGFDYVELSIDETDERIERLTWSKKERQDLVQTMSETKIPILSMCLSAHRRYPFGSNDLKKRKKALEIMQQAIDLASDLGVRTIQIAGYDVYYEEKTVSSREFFIRQLKTAVHMAEKKGVMLSVEIMDDPFINSITKFLEIKKQIPSPWLQVYPDIGNLSAWPENDPGYELEKGISHITNVHLKDTLAVKGDFPGKFKEVVFGEGCVDFKGCLATLKRLNYQGPFLIEMWSGKSQEPIKEIEKAYQFLLPILKEVGYEHESKTND, encoded by the coding sequence TTGATTAGCCTAGGAATATATGAAAAAGCTTTACCCCAAGATATTTCATGGAAAGAGCGGTTGGAAATCGCTAAAAAACTAGGATTTGATTATGTTGAGCTGTCAATTGACGAGACGGATGAGCGAATTGAAAGACTAACATGGTCTAAAAAAGAACGTCAAGATTTAGTACAGACAATGAGTGAGACGAAGATCCCAATTTTATCCATGTGTTTGAGCGCGCATCGACGCTATCCATTTGGTTCAAATGATTTAAAAAAACGAAAAAAAGCACTTGAAATCATGCAACAAGCAATTGATCTAGCAAGTGATTTGGGTGTTCGGACGATACAAATTGCAGGCTACGATGTATATTACGAAGAAAAAACAGTTTCTTCTAGAGAATTTTTTATCCGTCAGTTAAAGACAGCCGTTCACATGGCAGAAAAAAAAGGTGTGATGCTGTCTGTTGAAATTATGGATGATCCTTTTATCAACTCGATTACTAAGTTTTTAGAAATAAAAAAACAGATTCCTTCTCCTTGGCTGCAAGTGTATCCAGATATTGGAAACTTGTCTGCATGGCCTGAAAATGATCCTGGTTATGAGCTAGAAAAAGGTATTTCGCATATTACCAATGTTCATCTTAAGGACACGCTTGCTGTCAAAGGGGATTTTCCTGGCAAGTTTAAGGAAGTAGTTTTTGGAGAAGGCTGTGTCGATTTTAAAGGTTGTTTAGCCACATTGAAACGGTTAAACTATCAAGGACCATTTTTAATCGAAATGTGGAGTGGAAAAAGTCAGGAACCAATAAAAGAGATTGAAAAAGCGTATCAATTTTTACTGCCGATCTTAAAAGAAGTGGGGTATGAACATGAATCAAAAACAAACGATTGA